Proteins encoded together in one Kitasatospora albolonga window:
- a CDS encoding 4-carboxymuconolactone decarboxylase: MTRPESKSNDRATAAAPTVRPKARSGTARLDFAKAAPEVFRAVIGLDAAAREGLDPALADLVQIRSSYLNHCAHCLHMHTTDARRAGESEERLHAVGVWHEAPHFFTEKEQAALALTDAVTLIAEAGVPDAVHGRAAAHFEEQELARLLALILTANTWNRIALATAKRAGPHEH; the protein is encoded by the coding sequence ATGACGAGGCCCGAGAGCAAGTCGAACGACCGCGCGACCGCCGCCGCCCCCACCGTCCGGCCCAAGGCGCGCTCCGGTACCGCTCGGCTCGACTTCGCGAAGGCCGCCCCGGAGGTCTTCCGGGCGGTGATCGGCCTGGACGCGGCGGCCCGCGAGGGGCTGGACCCGGCGCTGGCCGACCTGGTCCAGATCCGGTCCTCGTACCTGAACCACTGCGCGCACTGCCTCCACATGCACACGACGGACGCGCGCCGGGCGGGGGAGAGCGAGGAGCGGCTGCACGCGGTGGGGGTGTGGCACGAGGCGCCCCACTTCTTCACGGAGAAGGAGCAGGCGGCCCTGGCCCTGACCGACGCGGTCACGCTGATCGCGGAGGCCGGGGTCCCGGACGCGGTGCACGGCCGGGCGGCGGCCCACTTCGAGGAGCAGGAGCTGGCCCGGCTGCTGGCCCTGATCCTCACTGCCAACACCTGGAACCGCATCGCCCTCGCCACGGCCAAACGCGCGGGCCCGCACGAACACTGA
- a CDS encoding glutamine synthetase produces the protein MTFKAEYIWIDGTEPTAKLRSKTKIMDGTPSGDVADLPIWGFDGSSTNQAEGHASDRVLKPVFTCPDPIRGGDDVLVLCEVFNIDMTPHESNTRAVLRPVAERFAGQAPIFGIEQEYTFFDGHRPLGFPEGGFPAAQGGYYCGVGADEIFGREIVEKHLDNCLAAGLGISGINAEVMPGQWEFQVGPLSPLDVSDQLWVARWLLYRTAEDFNVSATLDPKPVKGDWNGAGAHTNFSTKAMREGYDAIITACESLGEGSKPMDHVKNYGAGIDDRLTGLHETAPWNEYSYGVSNRGASVRIPWQVEQDRKGYIEDRRPNANVDPYVVTRLIVDTCCTALEKADQV, from the coding sequence GTGACGTTCAAGGCTGAGTACATCTGGATAGACGGCACCGAGCCGACCGCCAAGCTTCGCTCCAAGACGAAGATCATGGACGGCACGCCGTCGGGCGACGTGGCGGATCTGCCGATCTGGGGCTTCGACGGTTCCAGCACCAACCAGGCGGAGGGCCACGCCTCCGACCGGGTGCTGAAGCCGGTCTTCACCTGTCCGGACCCGATCCGCGGCGGTGACGACGTCCTCGTCCTGTGCGAGGTCTTCAACATCGACATGACCCCGCACGAGTCCAACACCCGGGCCGTGCTCCGTCCGGTCGCCGAGCGGTTCGCGGGCCAGGCCCCGATCTTCGGCATCGAGCAGGAGTACACCTTCTTCGACGGCCACCGGCCGCTCGGCTTCCCCGAGGGCGGCTTCCCGGCCGCGCAGGGCGGCTACTACTGCGGGGTGGGCGCGGACGAGATCTTCGGCCGCGAGATCGTGGAGAAGCACCTCGACAACTGCCTGGCGGCGGGGCTCGGGATCTCCGGGATCAACGCCGAGGTCATGCCGGGCCAGTGGGAGTTCCAGGTGGGCCCGCTCTCCCCGCTGGACGTCTCCGACCAGCTGTGGGTGGCCCGTTGGCTGCTCTACCGCACCGCCGAGGACTTCAATGTCTCCGCGACGCTGGACCCGAAGCCGGTCAAGGGCGACTGGAACGGCGCGGGCGCGCACACCAACTTCTCCACCAAGGCGATGCGCGAGGGGTACGACGCGATCATCACCGCGTGCGAGTCGCTGGGCGAGGGCTCCAAGCCGATGGACCACGTGAAGAACTACGGCGCGGGCATCGACGACCGGCTGACCGGTCTGCACGAGACCGCCCCGTGGAACGAGTACAGCTACGGCGTCTCCAACCGCGGCGCCTCGGTCCGTATCCCCTGGCAGGTCGAGCAGGACCGGAAGGGGTACATCGAGGACCGCCGTCCCAACGCCAACGTCGACCCGTACGTCGTCACGCGGCTGATCGTCGACACGTGCTGCACCGCGCTGGAGAAGGCCGACCAGGTCTGA
- a CDS encoding DUF2470 domain-containing protein — MRPFSARATQPTRAERVRSILVVAHSMTVVSDGVQTEVRRLDGTGAMGHIHLHAPTEGGHAPAGERVPARLEFTDIAPTPVRDRLRARVTVTGLLAAPYSTDTESSTCMEFGQAVLEDAEGRSFITLEELERTETDPVAACEAGMLTHLVDDHSELVPLLLRLVRPHPDRGMVRAVPLAMDRYGVTLRLEYPRSHRDVRLPFPKPVTEIDQAGPQIHALLAAARRVSHRNGLLT; from the coding sequence ATGCGTCCTTTCAGCGCCCGTGCCACGCAGCCGACCCGCGCCGAGCGCGTCCGCTCGATCCTCGTCGTCGCCCATTCGATGACGGTGGTGAGCGACGGGGTGCAGACCGAAGTCCGCCGCCTCGACGGCACGGGGGCGATGGGCCACATCCACCTGCACGCCCCCACCGAGGGCGGCCACGCCCCGGCCGGGGAGCGGGTCCCGGCCCGCCTGGAGTTCACGGACATCGCCCCCACTCCCGTACGGGACCGGCTCCGCGCCCGGGTCACGGTGACCGGGCTGCTGGCGGCCCCGTACAGCACCGACACCGAGAGCTCCACCTGCATGGAGTTCGGCCAGGCGGTCCTGGAGGACGCCGAGGGCCGCTCGTTCATCACGCTCGAGGAGCTGGAGCGGACGGAGACCGACCCGGTCGCCGCGTGCGAGGCGGGGATGCTGACGCATCTGGTCGACGACCACAGCGAGCTCGTCCCGCTGCTGCTGCGCCTCGTCCGCCCCCACCCGGACCGGGGGATGGTGCGGGCCGTGCCCCTGGCGATGGACCGCTACGGCGTGACCCTGCGCCTGGAGTACCCGCGCAGCCACCGCGACGTACGGCTCCCGTTCCCGAAGCCGGTCACCGAGATCGACCAGGCGGGCCCGCAGATCCACGCCCTCCTGGCCGCCGCCCGCCGGGTCTCCCACCGCAACGGCCTTCTGACCTAG
- a CDS encoding SAM-dependent methyltransferase — protein sequence MTKPVQARSFDAAAAAYAANRPSYPPALFDAVEELAGLPLAGARVADVGAGTGLGTARLRERGARVTAVEPGDGMAEQFRRSLPDVPVVRGDGNRLPLRTGSMDLITYAQSWHWTDPARSVPEARRVLRSGGALALWWNDSDTTVEWIGDQDRRLRTFFGADVPTVYDNRARFRAVLPEGLDFRTRLVTWSRRVPIATHLANIATYSDFLIADPAAVRDCLDRERALLAAQFPAGEVEETYVVSLAVVHP from the coding sequence ATGACGAAACCTGTGCAGGCGCGTTCCTTCGACGCGGCGGCCGCCGCCTACGCCGCCAACCGCCCCTCCTACCCGCCCGCCCTGTTCGACGCCGTCGAGGAGCTCGCCGGACTGCCCCTGGCCGGAGCCCGGGTCGCGGACGTCGGCGCGGGCACCGGACTCGGCACCGCACGGCTGCGTGAGCGGGGCGCCCGGGTCACCGCGGTGGAGCCGGGCGACGGAATGGCCGAGCAGTTCCGCCGGAGCCTGCCGGATGTGCCCGTGGTCCGGGGCGACGGCAACCGGCTGCCGCTGCGGACCGGCTCCATGGACCTGATCACGTACGCCCAGTCCTGGCACTGGACCGACCCCGCCCGCTCGGTCCCCGAGGCGCGCCGGGTGCTGCGGTCCGGCGGGGCGCTCGCCCTGTGGTGGAACGACTCCGACACCACCGTGGAGTGGATCGGCGACCAGGACCGGCGGCTGCGGACCTTCTTCGGGGCCGATGTCCCGACCGTGTACGACAACCGGGCCCGCTTCCGCGCCGTACTGCCCGAGGGGCTCGACTTCCGCACCCGGCTGGTGACCTGGAGCCGCCGCGTACCGATCGCCACGCACCTCGCCAACATCGCCACCTACTCCGACTTCCTGATCGCGGACCCGGCGGCGGTACGCGACTGTCTGGACCGCGAACGCGCCCTGCTGGCCGCTCAGTTCCCGGCCGGAGAGGTGGAGGAGACCTATGTCGTGAGTCTTGCCGTAGTCCATCCCTGA
- a CDS encoding TetR family transcriptional regulator, whose protein sequence is MTTGVRRRMGVDERRQQLIGVALDLFSRRSPEDVSIDEIAAAAGISRPLVYHYFPGKQSLYEAALRRAADELADRFLEPPEGPLGARLLRVMGRFFDFVDEHGPGFSALMRGGPAVGSSTANAMIDGVRQAAYEQIIAHLGVEDPPARLELVVRSWVSLAESTALIWLDGRRIPREELEIQLVHDFAALAAVSAAYDEEMAGIVLRVLTQEPEEGPFGDLLARLSALAPAAPAVPAQRLPHESP, encoded by the coding sequence ATGACGACCGGGGTACGGCGCAGGATGGGCGTCGATGAGCGCAGGCAGCAACTGATCGGCGTCGCGCTGGACTTGTTCAGCCGGCGCTCGCCCGAGGATGTGTCGATCGACGAGATCGCCGCCGCCGCCGGGATCTCACGGCCGCTGGTCTACCACTACTTCCCGGGGAAACAGAGCCTGTACGAGGCGGCCCTGCGGCGGGCGGCCGACGAGCTGGCCGACCGCTTCCTGGAGCCGCCTGAAGGGCCGCTGGGGGCACGGCTGTTGCGGGTGATGGGGCGGTTCTTCGACTTCGTCGACGAGCACGGCCCGGGCTTCTCGGCGCTGATGCGCGGCGGCCCCGCCGTCGGCTCCTCGACGGCGAACGCCATGATCGACGGGGTGCGGCAGGCCGCGTACGAGCAGATCATCGCCCACCTGGGGGTGGAAGACCCGCCCGCCCGGCTGGAGTTGGTGGTCCGCTCCTGGGTCTCGCTCGCCGAGTCGACCGCGCTGATCTGGCTGGACGGGCGGCGCATCCCGCGCGAGGAGCTGGAGATCCAGCTCGTGCACGACTTCGCGGCGCTGGCCGCCGTCAGCGCCGCCTACGACGAGGAGATGGCGGGCATCGTGCTGCGGGTGCTCACCCAGGAGCCGGAGGAGGGCCCGTTCGGGGACCTGCTGGCCCGGCTCTCCGCGCTCGCGCCCGCCGCACCGGCCGTACCGGCGCAGCGGCTGCCGCACGAAAGTCCCTAG
- a CDS encoding metal-dependent hydrolase — protein MSNTQPAAVASERTPLKARKVSFAWEQTPLHWVPGDPFTTHTINVLHLLLPAGERWFIHVYRQVLPYIHDEQLREDVIGFIGQEAVHSQAHDDVLPHLRELGLDPTPYTAQVDWFFEKLLGDRTLPPGRPSHWWLMERVAMIAAIEHYTAFLGDWILNAEALDRKGADPTMLDLLRWHGAEEVEHRSVAFEVFMHVDGGYRRRVRTWAAAFSALVFLWQRGTRFFMENDPSLLDGKATFKAFHASGKEGTLPGTGAILRSIPSYLSRSYHPSQEGSTAQAVDYLAHSPAARAAEARTTGGS, from the coding sequence ATGTCTAACACGCAGCCAGCGGCGGTCGCGTCGGAGCGGACGCCGCTCAAGGCCCGCAAGGTCTCCTTCGCCTGGGAGCAGACCCCCCTCCACTGGGTGCCGGGCGACCCGTTCACCACGCACACCATCAACGTGCTCCACCTGCTGCTCCCGGCCGGGGAGCGCTGGTTCATCCATGTGTACCGGCAGGTCCTCCCGTACATCCATGACGAGCAACTCCGCGAGGACGTCATCGGGTTCATCGGGCAGGAGGCCGTGCACTCGCAGGCGCACGACGATGTGCTGCCGCATCTGCGGGAGTTGGGGCTCGACCCGACCCCGTACACCGCGCAGGTGGACTGGTTCTTCGAGAAGCTGCTCGGGGACCGGACGCTGCCGCCGGGGCGGCCCTCGCACTGGTGGCTGATGGAGCGGGTGGCGATGATCGCGGCCATCGAGCACTACACCGCCTTCCTCGGCGACTGGATTCTCAACGCCGAGGCGCTGGACCGCAAGGGCGCCGATCCGACCATGCTGGACCTGCTGCGCTGGCACGGCGCGGAGGAGGTCGAGCACCGGTCGGTGGCCTTCGAGGTGTTCATGCATGTCGACGGCGGCTACCGCAGGCGGGTGCGGACCTGGGCGGCGGCCTTCTCGGCGCTCGTCTTCCTCTGGCAGCGCGGCACCCGGTTCTTCATGGAGAACGATCCGAGCCTGCTGGACGGCAAGGCCACGTTCAAGGCGTTCCACGCCAGCGGGAAGGAAGGGACGCTGCCCGGCACCGGCGCGATCCTGCGGTCCATCCCCAGCTACCTCAGCCGGTCCTACCACCCCTCCCAGGAGGGCAGCACCGCCCAGGCCGTCGACTACCTCGCCCACTCGCCCGCGGCGCGCGCCGCCGAGGCCCGTACGACGGGAGGGTCCTGA
- a CDS encoding transcriptional regulator: MANTRTFSAASAATAASPAPAAANPTARSLSPNRHRLRAVDRDEVARLSDVADFLPPGATWLPAPQHTLPALPGQPPMIGYLVLVPADQQPALAGAVAASQHGRPVDRQGRAPFVQQPVPEPVEEAAPGPVRIDSTRRTASVDGVTLDLTYLEFELLAHLVAHPHRVHTRDQLVTTVWGYGHVGDGRTVDVHVARLRRKLGAEHRRSIQTVRRVGYKYTP, translated from the coding sequence ATGGCGAACACCCGTACTTTCTCCGCCGCCTCCGCTGCCACCGCGGCCTCCCCGGCGCCCGCTGCGGCCAACCCCACCGCCCGCTCCCTCTCCCCCAACCGCCACCGGCTGCGGGCCGTCGACCGGGACGAGGTCGCCCGGCTCTCGGACGTGGCCGACTTCCTGCCGCCGGGCGCGACCTGGCTGCCCGCCCCCCAGCACACGCTTCCCGCCCTGCCGGGGCAGCCGCCGATGATCGGCTACCTGGTGCTCGTACCGGCCGACCAGCAGCCGGCGCTCGCCGGGGCGGTCGCCGCCTCCCAGCACGGCCGCCCGGTCGACCGGCAGGGCCGCGCGCCCTTCGTCCAGCAGCCGGTGCCGGAGCCCGTCGAGGAGGCGGCACCCGGTCCGGTCCGGATCGACTCGACCCGGCGCACGGCCTCCGTCGACGGGGTCACCCTCGACCTCACGTACCTGGAGTTCGAGCTGCTGGCCCATCTGGTGGCGCACCCCCACCGGGTGCACACCCGCGACCAGTTGGTGACGACGGTGTGGGGTTACGGGCATGTGGGCGACGGGCGCACCGTCGACGTCCACGTGGCCCGGCTGCGCCGCAAGCTCGGTGCGGAGCACCGCCGTTCGATCCAGACGGTCCGCCGGGTGGGGTACAAGTACACGCCCTGA
- a CDS encoding oxidoreductase: MTTPAARTTTPTAPLRIGLLGTGPWARNTQAPALAAHPGVELTGVWGRRTEAADALAAAHGTRAYTGEAGIDALLEASDAVAFALPPDIQAPLAVRAAEAGCHLLMDKPVATTVEGARAVAEAAAGAGVASVVFCTLRFAPETVAWIAEQAAVDGWFTARAQWLGSLYAAGTASEYADSPWRREKGGLWDVGPHALSVLIPVLGEVTELTAARGPADTTHLILRHTSGASSTVTLGLSAPPAAAGLDIELRGEHGTVAIPGWDGAETAFRGAVDALAESVRTGVPHPCDARFGLRLTELLAEAEAQAG; encoded by the coding sequence ATGACGACACCCGCCGCCCGCACCACCACCCCCACCGCCCCCCTGCGCATCGGCCTCCTCGGCACCGGCCCCTGGGCGCGCAACACCCAGGCACCCGCGCTCGCCGCCCACCCCGGTGTCGAGCTGACCGGGGTGTGGGGCCGCCGCACCGAGGCGGCGGACGCCCTCGCCGCCGCCCACGGGACCCGGGCGTACACCGGGGAGGCGGGGATCGACGCGCTGCTGGAGGCGAGCGACGCGGTGGCCTTCGCGCTGCCGCCGGACATCCAGGCGCCGCTCGCGGTCCGGGCGGCGGAGGCGGGCTGCCACCTCCTGATGGACAAGCCGGTGGCCACCACGGTCGAGGGGGCGCGGGCGGTCGCGGAGGCGGCGGCGGGGGCGGGCGTCGCCTCGGTGGTCTTCTGCACGCTCCGCTTCGCGCCCGAGACCGTGGCGTGGATCGCGGAACAGGCGGCGGTGGACGGCTGGTTCACCGCCCGCGCGCAGTGGCTGGGCTCGCTCTACGCGGCGGGTACGGCCAGCGAGTACGCCGACTCGCCGTGGCGGCGCGAGAAGGGCGGCCTCTGGGATGTCGGCCCGCACGCGCTCTCGGTGCTGATCCCGGTGCTCGGCGAGGTCACGGAGCTGACCGCCGCGCGCGGCCCCGCCGACACCACCCACCTGATCCTGCGCCACACCTCCGGCGCGTCCAGCACGGTGACCCTCGGCCTGTCCGCCCCTCCGGCGGCGGCGGGCCTGGACATCGAACTGCGGGGCGAGCACGGCACGGTCGCGATCCCGGGCTGGGACGGCGCGGAGACGGCGTTCCGGGGAGCGGTGGACGCGCTGGCGGAGTCGGTACGCACGGGGGTGCCGCACCCCTGCGACGCCCGCTTCGGCCTCCGCCTGACGGAACTGCTGGCGGAGGCGGAGGCCCAGGCGGGCTGA
- a CDS encoding oxidoreductase — protein sequence MALPRLRTVAVVAGAALLTRRALRRRISRSPLWPMPALPEPISGYSRRRATTVRRLLITERTAVADGVVQLRLEGAQLPRWQPGAHLDLVLPSGLVRQYSLCGDPDDPGTYTVATRLVADGRGGSREVHEQLQEGAEIEVRGPRNRFPLVAADAYVLVAGGIGITPILPMLRALAASGADWRLVYGGRSRGSMPFLDEIEKLGAEDGRVTVVAQDEAGHPDATAVLADIAPGTAVYCCGPEPLMAAVTAALPEGCTLHLERFSAAGADGADSGAFEVELHRTGRTVRVAAGQSVLAAVREELPHVPYSCEQGFCGTCQQRVLEGEIDHRDELLTDDERADSMLICVSRCRGGRLVLDL from the coding sequence ATGGCCCTGCCCCGTCTGCGCACCGTGGCCGTCGTCGCCGGTGCCGCCCTGCTCACCCGGCGGGCGCTGCGCCGCCGGATCTCCCGGTCACCGCTGTGGCCGATGCCCGCCCTGCCCGAGCCGATATCCGGGTACTCCCGGCGGCGGGCGACCACCGTCCGGCGGCTGCTGATCACCGAGCGGACCGCCGTCGCCGACGGGGTCGTACAACTCCGTCTGGAGGGTGCCCAGTTGCCGCGCTGGCAGCCCGGGGCCCATCTGGATCTGGTACTGCCGTCCGGGCTCGTGCGGCAGTACTCGCTCTGCGGCGATCCGGACGACCCCGGTACGTACACGGTCGCCACCCGGCTGGTGGCGGACGGGCGGGGCGGCTCGCGGGAGGTGCACGAGCAGCTCCAGGAGGGCGCGGAGATCGAGGTGCGCGGGCCGCGCAACCGGTTCCCGCTGGTGGCGGCGGATGCGTACGTCCTCGTCGCGGGCGGCATCGGGATCACCCCGATCCTGCCGATGCTGCGTGCGCTGGCCGCTTCGGGGGCCGACTGGCGGCTGGTGTACGGGGGCCGCTCCCGGGGGTCGATGCCGTTCCTGGACGAGATCGAGAAGCTCGGCGCCGAGGACGGGCGGGTGACCGTGGTCGCGCAGGACGAGGCGGGACACCCGGACGCCACCGCCGTACTGGCGGACATCGCCCCGGGCACGGCCGTCTACTGCTGCGGACCCGAACCCCTGATGGCCGCCGTCACCGCCGCGCTCCCCGAGGGCTGCACCCTGCACCTGGAGCGGTTCTCCGCGGCGGGCGCCGACGGGGCGGACTCCGGGGCCTTCGAGGTGGAGCTGCACCGCACCGGGCGTACGGTCCGGGTGGCGGCCGGGCAGTCGGTGCTGGCGGCGGTCCGTGAGGAGCTGCCCCATGTCCCGTACTCCTGCGAGCAGGGCTTCTGCGGTACCTGCCAACAGCGCGTCCTGGAGGGCGAGATCGACCACCGGGACGAGCTGCTGACCGACGACGAGCGCGCCGACTCGATGCTGATCTGCGTCTCGCGCTGCCGGGGCGGGCGGCTCGTCCTGGACCTGTGA
- a CDS encoding DNA-binding response regulator → MRVVLAEDLFLLRDGLVRMLEAYGFEIAAAVETGPELTKALAELEPDVAVVDVRLPPSHTDEGLQCALAARRARPGLPVLVLSQHVEQLYARELLADGNGAIGYLLKDRVFDADQFIDAVRRVAAGGTAMDPQVISQLLSRRSQDKPMGGLTPREREVMELMAQGRSNAAIAGQLVVTERAIAKHTSNIFGKLGLPPSDDDNRRVLAVLAYLDHG, encoded by the coding sequence TTGCGTGTTGTCCTAGCCGAAGACCTCTTCCTGCTGCGCGACGGACTGGTGCGCATGCTGGAGGCGTACGGGTTCGAGATCGCCGCAGCCGTGGAGACCGGGCCCGAACTGACCAAGGCGCTCGCCGAGTTGGAGCCGGACGTCGCGGTCGTCGACGTCCGGCTCCCGCCGTCGCACACGGACGAGGGCCTCCAGTGCGCCCTGGCCGCCCGGCGGGCCCGGCCGGGGCTGCCGGTGCTGGTGCTCTCGCAGCACGTGGAGCAGCTGTACGCACGGGAGTTGCTCGCCGACGGCAACGGGGCCATCGGCTACCTCCTGAAGGACCGGGTCTTCGACGCCGACCAGTTCATCGACGCCGTACGACGGGTGGCGGCGGGCGGCACGGCGATGGACCCGCAGGTCATCTCCCAGCTCCTGTCGCGCCGTTCGCAGGACAAGCCGATGGGCGGCCTCACCCCGCGCGAACGGGAGGTGATGGAGCTGATGGCCCAGGGCCGGTCCAACGCGGCCATCGCCGGTCAACTGGTGGTCACAGAGCGGGCGATCGCCAAGCACACCTCGAACATCTTCGGAAAGCTCGGCCTGCCGCCCTCGGACGACGACAACCGCCGCGTGCTCGCGGTGCTCGCCTATCTGGACCACGGCTGA
- a CDS encoding sensor histidine kinase, with translation MNALVTRIRPPMLAAGRGLFLSVYGLAVSIVLFVLAVVSISLILLGIGVFTTPVVLAAVRRHANQRRLWAEAWCDVRIAAPYRPFPKDLRGGVTGQVERTTLLLKDPATWRDLQWLLVDMTAGTVLAVLAAALMLYPVESVVLAAGLWRVFQDGDPYWYGFVPVDSQLTGLAALALGAALFTLGLRAAEPVLRAHFLLARTLLAPTPEQTLAQRVDRLTETRHEAVDTAASELRRIERDLHDGAQARLVAMGMNLGTIEALIEKDPAQAKKMLAMARESSAEALTELRDLVRGIHPPVLAERGLGDAVKALALRLPVTTEVAVDLPGRAEASVESAAYFAVSELLTNAVKHSGGDCVWVDLHHTEGMLRISVTDNGGGGARIGSGSGLSGVERRLGTFDGVLAVSSPAGGPTMVTMELPCVLS, from the coding sequence ATGAACGCACTCGTGACACGGATTCGGCCGCCGATGCTGGCGGCGGGGCGGGGGCTCTTCCTGTCGGTCTACGGGCTGGCCGTCTCGATCGTCCTGTTCGTCCTCGCGGTGGTGTCGATCAGCCTCATCCTGCTGGGCATCGGTGTGTTCACCACCCCGGTGGTGCTGGCGGCGGTGCGCCGCCACGCGAACCAGCGACGGCTGTGGGCGGAAGCCTGGTGCGACGTGCGCATCGCGGCCCCGTACCGCCCGTTCCCGAAGGATCTGCGCGGCGGGGTCACCGGGCAGGTGGAGCGCACCACGCTGCTGCTGAAGGACCCGGCGACCTGGCGGGACCTCCAGTGGCTGCTGGTCGACATGACGGCCGGGACCGTGCTGGCCGTGCTGGCCGCGGCGCTGATGCTCTACCCGGTCGAGTCGGTGGTGCTGGCGGCGGGGCTGTGGCGGGTGTTCCAGGACGGCGACCCGTACTGGTACGGGTTCGTGCCGGTGGACAGCCAGCTCACGGGGCTGGCCGCCCTGGCGCTCGGCGCGGCGCTCTTCACCCTCGGCCTGCGGGCCGCCGAGCCGGTCCTGCGGGCGCACTTCCTGCTGGCCCGTACGCTGCTGGCGCCCACCCCGGAGCAGACCCTGGCGCAGCGCGTGGACCGGCTGACCGAGACGCGGCACGAGGCGGTGGACACCGCCGCCTCCGAACTACGGCGCATCGAGCGGGATCTGCACGACGGGGCGCAGGCGCGGCTGGTCGCGATGGGGATGAACCTGGGCACGATCGAGGCGCTCATCGAGAAGGACCCGGCGCAGGCGAAGAAGATGCTGGCCATGGCCCGGGAGTCGTCGGCGGAGGCCCTGACCGAGCTGCGCGACCTGGTCCGGGGCATCCACCCGCCGGTCCTCGCCGAACGCGGCCTCGGCGACGCGGTCAAGGCGCTGGCCCTGCGGCTGCCGGTCACCACGGAGGTGGCGGTGGATCTGCCGGGGCGGGCGGAGGCGTCCGTGGAGTCGGCGGCGTACTTCGCGGTGAGCGAGCTCCTGACCAACGCGGTGAAGCACTCCGGGGGCGACTGCGTCTGGGTGGACCTGCACCACACCGAGGGGATGCTCCGGATCTCCGTGACGGACAACGGCGGCGGCGGTGCCCGGATCGGATCGGGCTCGGGCCTGAGCGGGGTCGAACGGCGACTCGGTACATTCGACGGTGTCCTGGCCGTCAGCAGCCCCGCCGGCGGCCCCACCATGGTGACCATGGAGCTTCCTTGCGTGTTGTCCTAG